One window of the Acinonyx jubatus isolate Ajub_Pintada_27869175 chromosome A2, VMU_Ajub_asm_v1.0, whole genome shotgun sequence genome contains the following:
- the CYREN gene encoding cell cycle regulator of non-homologous end joining isoform X2, with translation MQRGAGKLQRQGLDEGSEEPDESESRVKEKVSRPRDSWRLPLGLGARTPTARAACRGRAGGRKWRGRAGWRTCARGRAGSLWPARQTSAPVRASLSGADCFQSGLPSGRDFKRDSHAGQTDLKFPVG, from the exons ATGCAGAGAGGAGCAGGGAAGCTCCAGAGGCAGGGCCTAGATGAGGGTTCAGAGGAGCCCGACGAGAGCGAGAGCCGGGTCAAGGAGAAAGTGTCGCGGCCCCGGGACAGCTGGCGACTCCCGCTCGGGTTGGGGGCGAGGACGCCGACTGCGCGGGCTGCCTGCAGGGGGCGCGCCGGGGGCCGGAAGTGGCGAGGCCGCGCGGGGTGGAGGACGTGCGCGCGGGGCCGAGCCGGGTCCCTCTGGCCTGCCAG GCAAACCTCTGCTCCAGTAAGAGCCTCCCTAAGCGGAGCTGACTGCTTTCAGAGTGGACTGCCAAGTGGAAGG GATTTCAAGCGTGACTCCCATGCAGGACAAACAGACCTAAAGTTCCCGGTTGGATGA